The Cellulomonas oligotrophica sequence CCACGGGTGGGGTCCTCCGTCGTCGGGGCGGTGCGGGCGTGACGACCCTACGTGCCGCCGTCACCGAGGCCGCCGGAGGCCGTCAGTGCCGCTGGACCAGGGCGCCGTACCAGCCGAGGCCGGGGTACGTCTCGTAGCCGGGGGTGAGGGCGAAGCCGACGGTCGTGCCGTCCGCGGTGTACGTGCCGCTGGGCTGCCCGTCGGTGCACAGCGCGACCCGCTCGTGCAGGACGCCGACCCGGTCGGAGGCGGCGAGCACGAGGCCGTCGCGGTCGAGCAGGAGGACCCGGGTGCTCTCGCGTTCCGCGGGCGTCAGACGGACCCCCTCGACGATGGTCTGCGCCTGGTGCTCCCAGTCGAAGAACGCACCGAGGGCGCCCACCGGTCGCCCGTCGGCACGACCGCCCTCGCGCACCGCGGTCGCGTAGGTGGCGGTGGTCGCGCCGAGCCCGGCGTGCTGCTCGACGTCGAGGGCCGCGTAGTCGTCGCTGTCCCGCGTGGCCATCGCGGCCCGGAACCACGCCTGCCCGGACACGTCGGAGCCGACGGCGTCACGGGCCCGCGTCGACGACCCGTGCGCGACGACGCGCCCGTGGGCGTCGGCGAGCCACAGGTCGAGGTACACGGTGTAGCTGCGCAGGATGACGCCGAGACGCCTGCCTGCGAAGGCCGCGGCCGCGGCGGGGGCGCCGGGGGCGAGCGCGTCGACGACGGCGGCGTCGGTGGCCCACCACCGCACGTCGCACGAGCGCTCGTACAGGTTGCGGTCGACGATCTCGATGGCGTTGAGCGCCAGGTCTGCCAGGCGCTGCCCGCGCACACGGGCCACGAGCTGGTGCCCGAGCTCGGTGAGCTCGGCGATGCGGGGGCGCAGCTCGCCGGACAGGTCCTCGGACAGGGTCCGCGCCCGGTCGGCGACCTCGCTGACCTCACGGGCCACGACCGCGAACCCGGCGCCGCGCTCCCCCGCCCGGGCGGACTCGATGAGGGCGTTGAGGGCGAGCATCTTGGTGCTCTTGGCGACCTGCTCGATCCCCTGCATGGTCTGGCCGGTGACCTGACCGACCTCCTCGGCCAGCCGCACGACGCGTTCGGGCACGCTCGACACTCCTCGGTCGGTCCGTCTGGTCCGTTGCACCGGCCCCATCGACCGTCGTGGGGCGCCTGTGAGCGTTCCCGGGCGTCCGTCCAGATCGGTGCCGACGGCTCGCGCGGGACGATGACCAGGCCCGCGACGGTGCGGGACCCTAGGCTGGTCCGGTGAGCGAGCACCCCGGACCCGACCTGGAACCGCGCCGGCCCGACCTGCCGGCCCGCGAGCCCGTGCTGCTCGCGGCGTTCGAGGGGTGGAACGACGCGGGCGGCGCCGCCAGCCAGGCGTTGGAGCACCTGCACGACACGTGGGGCGCCGAGCAGGTCGACGAGCTCGACCCCGAGGAGTACCACGACTTCCAGGTGAACCGCCCGGTGATCGCCGTCGGCCCCGACGGCAGCCGGGAGATCACCTGGCCGACGACCGCGGTCGCGGTGACGACGACCCCGCGCACGAGCCGCACGGTGGTGCTGGTGCACGGCATCGAGCCGTCGATGCGGTGGCGCCGGTACTGCGGGGAGATCCTCGACATCGCGCAGGGTCTGGGCGTGAAGACGGTGGTGACGGTCGGCGCCCTGCTCGCGGACGTGCCGCACACCCGTCCCATCCCGGTGAACGCGACCAGCGAGGACGTCGCGGTCCGCGAGATGCTCGGCCTGGAGCCCAACACCTACGAGGGCCCCACGGGGATCGTCGGGGTGCTGCAGCACGAGGCCGCGGCCCGGGGCCTGCGCGCGCTGTCGCTGTGGGCGGCCGTGCCGCACTACGTGGCGCACCCCCCGTCGCCCAAGGCGACGCTGGCGATCCTGCACCGCGTGGAGCAGCTGCTCGGCGAGCCCGTCGCCATGGGCGAGCTGCCCGAGGACGCGCTGGCCTGGCAGAGCGGCGTGGACGAGCTCGCAGGCGAGGACGCCGAGATCGGCGAGTACGTGCGCCAGCTCGAGGAGGCCAAGGACACGGCCGAGCTGCCCGAGGCCAGCGGCGAGGCCATCGCCCAGGAGTTCGAGCGCTACCTGCGCCGGCGCGACAAGGGCACCGGCGGCTGAGCGGTCGTCACATCCGGACGCCGAGCAGCGCGTCGACCGTGCGGGCCACGACGCCCGGCGCCCCCTCCTCGAGGGGCCCGGCGCCGGTGATCGACAGCGCGGCCCACGCGTCGACGGCCGCGAGCGCCGTCGGGGTGTCGAGGTCGTCGGCGACGGCGGCGCGCACGGCGGCAAGCACGGGCTCGGCGGCGGGGCCGCCGTTGCCGGACAGGGCGCGCCGCCACGTCACCAGCCGCTGCTCGGCCTCGGCGAGGCCCGCGGGGGTCCACTCCCAGTCGTCGCGGTAGCGGTGCGCGAGCACGGCCAGCCGCACGGCCATCGGCTCGACGCCGTCGGCCAGCAGCCGCGAGACGAGGACGAGGTTGCCGCGGGACTTGCTCATCTTGTGGCCCTCGTACCCGACCATGCCGGCGTGCACGTGCCGGGCGGCGGACCGTCCGGCGTCGAGCAGGCGCAGGTGCGAGGAGCTCATCTCGTGGTGCGGGAACGCCAGGTCGGACCCGCCGCCCTGCACGTCGAAGGGCACGCCGAGGCCGTCCTGGGCGATGACGGCGCACTCGACGTGCCACCCGGGGCGGCCGCGGTCCAGCCCGGGGGCGTCCCACGCGGGCTCGCCGGTGCGGGCGGCGCGCCACAGCAGCGGGTCGAGGGGTGACCGCTTGCCGGGCCGGTCGGGGTCGCCGCCGCGCTCGGCGCTCAGCGCGCGCATGGTGCCGTCGGGCAGGCCGCTGACGGTGCCGAACCGCGGGTCGGCGGACAGGTCGGCGTACACGTCGTCGCCGTCCGCGTCGGGCGTGGGCACCCGGTACGCGGCGCCGGTGTCGAGCAGCGTGACGACGGCCGCGGCGATCTGCGGGACGCTCTCGACGACGCCCTGGTAGACGTCGGGCGGGACGACGCCGAGGGCGGTCATGTCCGCGGCGAAGAGCGCGGTCTGCTCGGCGGCGAGGTCGCGCCAGTCGACGCCGGTCGCGGTGGCGCGCTCGAGCAGGGGGTCGTCGACGTCGGTGACGTTGGACGCGTACCGCACCTGCAGGCCGGCGTCGCGCCAGGCCCGGCCGAGGACGTCGAAGGCGACGTACGTGGCGGCGTGGCCGAGGTGCGTGGCGTCGTACGGGGTGATGCCGCACACGTAGAGGCTGGCGACGGGGCCGGTGGCGGCCTCGACGACCTGCCCGCTGGCGGTGTCGAGGACGCGGACGGGTCCGCCGCGCCCGGGGAGCCGAGGGATCTGGGGCGCGGGCCAGGTGAGCACGCCGGAAGCCTAGCCGCCCCGTCGCGTCCTCCCCGGCGCACAATGTCCCGGTGACGGCGAGCGCGCGCGACGAGCAGGTCCCCGGTCCGGCCGACGGGGCGGACCCGGCTCCCCCGCCCGTCGACGTGCCGGTCGCGGCGCCGGTGCCGGCGGGGCGGACGTGGGTCGAGGGCGTGGCGGGCACCTGGGTGCCGGCCGAGGGCCCGGCGGCGCGTCCGGGCGAGGCGGCCGCGCGGGGGGCGACCTGGGTGGTGGCGGACGGGCTCGACGCGGTCGCGGACACGTGGGCGGCCACCGGGGCGGACGTGCGCACGGTCGAGGCGGTCCGGGCGGGCGTCCCGGCGGCGGGCGACGAGCAGGTCGGCGCGCACCACCCGCGCCTGCGGGCCCGGGCGGAGCGGCTGCCCGGCGGGGGCATCGCGCTGTCGGCGCCCACGCTGGCGTGGGTCGAGGACTCGTGGGAGGTGCGCACCGGCCGGGTGGTCGTGGTGCTGCGCGACGACGTGGTGGTCACCGCCGAGGA is a genomic window containing:
- a CDS encoding methyl-accepting chemotaxis protein, producing MGPVQRTRRTDRGVSSVPERVVRLAEEVGQVTGQTMQGIEQVAKSTKMLALNALIESARAGERGAGFAVVAREVSEVADRARTLSEDLSGELRPRIAELTELGHQLVARVRGQRLADLALNAIEIVDRNLYERSCDVRWWATDAAVVDALAPGAPAAAAAFAGRRLGVILRSYTVYLDLWLADAHGRVVAHGSSTRARDAVGSDVSGQAWFRAAMATRDSDDYAALDVEQHAGLGATTATYATAVREGGRADGRPVGALGAFFDWEHQAQTIVEGVRLTPAERESTRVLLLDRDGLVLAASDRVGVLHERVALCTDGQPSGTYTADGTTVGFALTPGYETYPGLGWYGALVQRH
- a CDS encoding PAC2 family protein; protein product: MSEHPGPDLEPRRPDLPAREPVLLAAFEGWNDAGGAASQALEHLHDTWGAEQVDELDPEEYHDFQVNRPVIAVGPDGSREITWPTTAVAVTTTPRTSRTVVLVHGIEPSMRWRRYCGEILDIAQGLGVKTVVTVGALLADVPHTRPIPVNATSEDVAVREMLGLEPNTYEGPTGIVGVLQHEAAARGLRALSLWAAVPHYVAHPPSPKATLAILHRVEQLLGEPVAMGELPEDALAWQSGVDELAGEDAEIGEYVRQLEEAKDTAELPEASGEAIAQEFERYLRRRDKGTGG
- the mshC gene encoding cysteine--1-D-myo-inosityl 2-amino-2-deoxy-alpha-D-glucopyranoside ligase, giving the protein MLTWPAPQIPRLPGRGGPVRVLDTASGQVVEAATGPVASLYVCGITPYDATHLGHAATYVAFDVLGRAWRDAGLQVRYASNVTDVDDPLLERATATGVDWRDLAAEQTALFAADMTALGVVPPDVYQGVVESVPQIAAAVVTLLDTGAAYRVPTPDADGDDVYADLSADPRFGTVSGLPDGTMRALSAERGGDPDRPGKRSPLDPLLWRAARTGEPAWDAPGLDRGRPGWHVECAVIAQDGLGVPFDVQGGGSDLAFPHHEMSSSHLRLLDAGRSAARHVHAGMVGYEGHKMSKSRGNLVLVSRLLADGVEPMAVRLAVLAHRYRDDWEWTPAGLAEAEQRLVTWRRALSGNGGPAAEPVLAAVRAAVADDLDTPTALAAVDAWAALSITGAGPLEEGAPGVVARTVDALLGVRM